Proteins encoded together in one Argiope bruennichi chromosome 1, qqArgBrue1.1, whole genome shotgun sequence window:
- the LOC129974128 gene encoding uncharacterized protein LOC129974128, with the protein MHNGGAIDASTGEAKKPEIITFYNLTKGTVDVVDEMSAIYSTARISERWPMVIFFSMLNIATVNSCIILLPSNTPQVQYKKRSLFIKYLSLDLLKDHLQERSMQATLPVNCVTN; encoded by the coding sequence ATGCATAATGGTGGTGCAATTGATGCTTCTACAGGAGAAGCAAAGAAACCAgagattataacattttataacctTACAAAGGGCACAGTTGATGTAGTCGATGAAATGTCAGCTATATATTCTACTGCCAGGATAAGTGAAAGATGGCCTATGGTCATATTTTTCAGTATGCTGAATATTGCTACTGTAAATTCTTGTATCATATTACTGCCATCAAATACGCCACAAGTTCAGTATAAGAAAAGaagtttattcataaaatatctttctttagaCTTATTGAAGGACCACCTTCAAGAAAGAAGTATGCAGGCTACTCTTCCCGTCAATTGCGTGACCAATTGA